The proteins below are encoded in one region of Chelmon rostratus isolate fCheRos1 chromosome 21, fCheRos1.pri, whole genome shotgun sequence:
- the LOC121625179 gene encoding cytochrome c oxidase assembly protein COX19, whose amino-acid sequence MSTAMNFGSKTFKPRPPDKGSFPLDHLGECKTFKEVFMKCLRDNSFDSSKCRLQSKDYLECRMDHQLMTKEPLEKLGFRDLMDPPPSQDGGDAKP is encoded by the exons ATGTCCACGGCTATGAATTTCGGGTCGAAGACTTTTAAACCTCGGCCTCCCGACAAGGGCTCGTTCCCACTGGATCACTTAG GAGAGTGTAAAACCTTCAAGGAGGTGTTTATGAAATGCCTGAGAGACAACAGCTTTGACAGCTCCAAGTGCCGGCTGCAGTCCAAAGACTACCTGGAATGCCGAATGGACCA tcagctgATGACCAAGGAGCCCCTGGAAAAACTGGGATTCAGGGACCTGATGGATCCTCCTCCGAGCCAAGACGGTGGAGACGCTAAACCCTGA
- the LOC121624989 gene encoding solute carrier family 2, facilitated glucose transporter member 11-like: MNSTDDTEPNQTSKPSIRILALTVFCAAIGGTFQYGYNISIINAPTSYIQVFINDTYMERWGVGLETPQVTLMWSLVVSAFPLGGWLGALLAGPLAVRFGRKNSLLLNNSFLFVGAVFVLTCRVAKSYEMLVFARFLVGINSGVSMNVQPMYFGESAPKHLRGAVAFSSAVFTAFGIFMGQIVGLTALLGTEPLWPYLLASNALPGLFQLLTLPWFPESPRYLLIDREDRDACVRALGRLRGGEAPASEMEEMLQEQQQQALNSGSAGPATTPWALFKNRNLRAQLRTVMAASTAMMLCGNDSIYFYATYIFLAAGIPPEKIQYVTIGTGASELTASILSNLLIERVGRRSLLVGGYCLMSCWSVVFTIALTLQSHGVDGMAYLSMACVFAYILSFGLGPAGVSGILPAEIFDQAARPAAYMVAGSLMWMSLFLAGMLIPFIVSGLGNFCFLPFLVVCFVSALFLGFTLPETKGKTLAEITAEFDKKNGVKERPAVQLDGPINEQYQLGKACSFTTLTQDPDPHPNHKIGD, from the coding sequence ATGAACTCCACAGACGACACTGAGCCCAATCAAACCAGCAAACCCTCCATCAGGATCCTTGCTCTGACCGTGTTCTGCGCTGCCATTGGGGGCACCTTCCAGTATGGCTACAACATCTCTATTATCAACGCTCCAACCAGCTACATCCAGGTCTTCATCAACGACACCTACATGGAGCGCTGGGGCGTCGGTCTGGAGACACCTCAGGTGACCCTCATGTGGAGTCTTGTTGTGTCCGCCTTCCCTCTGGGCGGCTGGCTCGGGGCGCTGTTGGCCGGGCCTCTGGCGGTCCGCTTTGGTAGGAAGAACTCGCTGCTTCTGAATAATTCCTTCCTGTTTGTTGgcgctgtgtttgtgttgacatGCAGGGTAGCGAAATCATATGAGATGCTTGTCTTTGCCCGTTTCCTGGTGGGGATCAACTCAGGAGTTAGTATGAACGTCCAGCCGATGTACTTTGGTGAAAGCGCCCCCAAGCACCTCCGAGGTGCTGTggctttttcctctgctgtgttcactgcatTTGGGATCTTCATGGGTCAGATTGTGGGACTCACCGCACTGCTGGGCACAGAGCCTCTTTGGCCCTACTTACTAGCGAGCAACGCTTTGCCGGGGTTGTTCCAGCTCCTCACCCTACCCTGGTTCCCTGAAAGCCCCAGGTACCTCCTCATTGACCGTGAAGACAGGGATGCATGTGTCCGAGCGCTGGGAAGGCTTCGTGGCGGGGAGGCTCCTGCCTCGGAGATGGAGGAGATGcttcaggagcagcagcagcaggccttaAATTCTGGATCCGCGGGCCCTGCCACAACGCCCTGGGCCCTGTTTAAGAATCGCAACCTGCGAGCCCAGCTCAGAACGGTTATGGCTGCCAGCACTGCCATGATGCTCTGCGGCAATGACTCCATCTACTTCTATGCTACCTACATCTTTCTCGCAGCGGGCATCCCTCCAGAGAAAATCCAGTACGTCACCATTGGCACGGGGGCGTCTGAGCTAACTGCTTCTATCCTGAGTAATCTGCTGATTGAACGTGTGGGCCGCAGGTCCCTTCTCGTGGGAGGGTACTGTCTTATGTCTTGCTGGAGTGTAGTCTTCACTATAGCTCTTACCCTCCAGAGCCACGGGGTGGACGGGATGGCCTACCTCAGCATGGCATGTGTGTTCGCCTACATCCTCAGCTTTGGCTTGGGACCAGCAGGGGTGTCGGGGATCTTACCAGCCGAGATCTTTGACCAGGCAGCTCGGCCGGCGGCGTACATGGTCGCTGGCTCGCTCATGTGGATGAGCCTGTTCCTGGCTGGAATGCTGATCCCCTTCATTGTCAGCGGCCTGGGGAACTTCTGCTTCCTGCCATTCTTGGTCGTGTGCTTTGTGTCAGCTTTGTTCCTTGGGTTCACCTTACCAGAGACTAAGGGCAAGACGCTGGCTGAGATTACTGCAGAGTTTGATAAAAAGAACGGGGTGAAGGAGAGGCCAGCTGTGCAGCTGGATGGGCCCATTAATGAGCAGTACCAGCTGGGTAAAGCCTGCTCCTTCACTACCCTGACGCAAGATCCCGACCCTCACCCGAACCATAAGATTGGGGACTAA
- the LOC121624990 gene encoding RNA-binding protein with serine-rich domain 1-B-like, whose protein sequence is MAPSPTKRKEDDRSKQRGKEKSGATKEGADKGRGREKNRARRSASSGSSRSSSSSSSSSGSSSGSSSGSSSSASSHSGSSSSRSSSSSSSSSSPSPSRQRHNNRRRSRSKSKSVKKDDRDRRRRSPTPKPTKVYLGRLTRNVIKEHIQEIFSTYGKIKMIDMPMNRVHPHLSKGYAYVEFETPEEAEKALKHMDGGQIDGQEITVTAVLTPTVRLPPRRLSPPRRMPPPLPMWRRTPPRMRRRSRSPRRRSPVRRRSRSPGRRRHRSRSSSNSSR, encoded by the exons AT GGCGCCATCCCcaacaaagaggaaggaggatgaCAGAAGTAAACAGAGAGGCAAGGAGAAGTCGGGAGCCACGAAAGAAGGAGCTGATAAGGGCCGGGGCCGAGAGAAGAACCGCGCACGGCGCAGTGCTTCCAGTGGgagcagcag gtccagctccagctccagcagcagctcaggctcCAGCTCCGGCTCCTCCAGTggctccagctcctctgcctccagcCACTCGGGCTCCTCCAGctctcgctcctcctcctcctcctcctcgtcctcttcacCGAGCCCCAGCCGCCAGCGCCACAACAACAGACGACGCTCACGCTCAAA GTCAAAATCAGTGAAGAAGGATGACAGAGACCGGCGCCGTAGGAGCCCCACACCCAAACCCACCAAGGTCTACTTGGGCCGGCTGACCAGAAATGTTATCAAG GAGCACATCCAGGAGATCTTCTCCACTTATGGCAAGATCAAGATGATCGACATGCCCATGAACCGCGTCCACCCTCACCTGTCCAAAGGCTACGCCTACGTGGAGTTTGAGACACCTGAGGAGGCGGAGAAGGCCCTGAAACACATGGACGGAG GTCAGATCGACGGTCAGGAGAtcacagtcacagctgtgcTGACTCCCACAGTGCGCCTACCCCCCCGCAGGCTGTCCCCTCCTCGCAGGATGCCTCCCCCACTACCAATGTGGCGACGCACTCCACCTCGAATGAGGAGAAG GTCTCGGTCTCCACGGCGACGCTCTCCAGTGCGACGCAGGTCTCGATCGCCCGGCCGCCGCCGGCACCGGTCACGCTCTAGTTCCAACTCCTCCCGCTAG
- the ccl34b.9 gene encoding chemokine (C-C motif) ligand 34b, duplicate 9, with amino-acid sequence MHFSISCGLSFMCANMLLFLPAQGQLQRATPEPPNQLPVAPPCCMEVSQAHIREPVSACFEQMEGTFPNCKIHAYIFVTVSQELCVDPKASWLPERLRKLQERGIFCKIL; translated from the exons ATGCATTTCTCCATCAGCTGCGGACTGTCTTTCatgtgtgctaacatgctgctcttCCTTCCTGCGCAAG GGCAACTTCAGCGTGCCACACCTGAGCCCCCGAACCAGCTGCCAGTCGCTCCCCCCTGCTGTATGGAGGTCTCACAGGCCCACATCAGGGAACCTGTGAGCGCCTGCTTTGAACAGATGGAAGGCACGTTCCCCAACTGtaaaatacatgcatacat TTTCGTCACTGTGAGTCAAGAACTTTGTGTGGATCCTAAGGCCAGCTGGCTGCCAGAAAGACTCCGCAAGTTACAGGAA AGAGGAATATTTTGCAAAATCCTGTGA